A window of the Caldicellulosiruptoraceae bacterium PP1 genome harbors these coding sequences:
- a CDS encoding nucleotidyltransferase domain-containing protein, producing MITRSKVDFIHFFSSYQLLKTLFASYGDKIIVAYLFGSVAQKKYGPLSDIDIAVLFNNKLTNQEIDNFEEEIYSKLTTLLKTEEIDLIVLNKAPLSVQYGVIKNKEIIYFSDMTQVVDYQTKLLLTYLDFKPVKDQMNKDYIYLLKKKVGAKNG from the coding sequence CTCATATCAATTACTCAAAACCTTATTTGCATCTTATGGTGACAAAATAATTGTAGCATATCTTTTTGGATCGGTGGCTCAAAAAAAATATGGACCTTTGAGTGATATTGATATAGCAGTTTTATTTAATAATAAATTGACAAACCAAGAGATAGATAATTTTGAGGAAGAGATATACTCTAAATTGACTACATTATTAAAAACTGAAGAAATTGATCTAATTGTGCTCAACAAGGCACCTTTGAGTGTTCAATATGGAGTTATTAAAAATAAAGAAATTATTTATTTTTCAGATATGACACAAGTTGTAGATTACCAAACAAAACTCCTTCTAACTTATCTTGATTTTAAACCAGTAAAGGATCAAATGAATAAAGATTATATATATTTACTAAAGAAAAAAGTAGGTGCTAAAAATGGATGA